One Babylonia areolata isolate BAREFJ2019XMU chromosome 20, ASM4173473v1, whole genome shotgun sequence DNA segment encodes these proteins:
- the LOC143295304 gene encoding uncharacterized protein LOC143295304, producing the protein MITMENMKASRRKQTKPNRVPFGMDPTTGAFNSSFPVAPPPGHPQEEEMLRHNGRMEAEGEEDGGDAPLDMHVSVNNCSVCPETFSSSSNLHDHMESVHGSVAKRPRMESDFPTAYHRLGSELYQENSLMSNGHASEEQAQALSLTKPKPQPEPREIEQDLSRFQNGEGRSVKSDGGKIFHPDAFCELCDKEFCNKYFLKTHRANKHGIYDSSSPSTPLPPDLPHTPTEPNLPPPPPQRLDLSSSPLQQHHHQQQQQQQQQQQQQQQQQQHQQQQEQQQRQEEPPPPQQPPPPPAQQEEQQPKKESKPDSSSSGNGKKSESELATAEKVSRVLSAVMMSSQSEGKSNSNSSSSSGSAPKDSSMEDYCEYCQKRFCNKYYLKKHKQDVHGIIPETGPTTTKRSRASSNLLDLPMSSTSMGSPLLLPQPMPSLAGMPALPPGVMVVNPFLPQMIIPAGNMHQPLLHPHQLHHPPQSPIMSQPLPLPGSLSGISPTPPTSQGSQLSPNRETFCNICKKEFNNGYILKIHKANRHGIPSDDLPHDAKMLGDMVESNGMVMPPRPPSKDMKPDGYRRSSPPPLTSINDMVTCRQCDKDFPNAQAFKIHQITEHGRNLEAAFPDSYESSLSKYDKYDKYDKYDKYDKYDKYDVPVSSSESLRRMSAEAYSAHGSSSNGPGGTTMFGNMVAAKLADRVVCDICNKDLCNKYFLKSHKLKMHGINEDDAKTSSGEKQQQHSPTTPSSKAQPLNMTMSPKPAPMGMSMPKPEVRDYPDPAAEFKMMEKYGPMKNFNEIPSFLSDTINNEYLRRSHPQPPFKGLDFSMPGLVPTSTGNLSHDQLVEEGIDPEAYCDICKKEFCSKYFLRTHKKNIHGIKVDVPPPDRSRAKPGPKPALSKINSMNNNHNGNPLVGLPMPGMPFNFPPAMMMGGGGNGNGGFNFNRSRDSFEKHQFRWKDPSSNSQRVTCDICNKEVCNKYFLRTHKLKKHGIPPSDTSLSPTSGSPVPSENDGSSNHSSQPDNFLMDKGTTMFPRPDGSSVPQSIPLPPSEKSSKPADQPKISRSEEEKAYLYKHNNNSSSINNNRDTESVTCGLCERRFKNNEWLTAHMMKDHAGLCSPSFMDLCALQPPIGHPGQFDAPMEPRFCHVCCKFMPNEIALQLHLMHEHNAQVRLDMDESPGYRPPVITSSGSSRTVGLKAVKPWKSATKNQGLMAVRKQKMYVCCACTYNTHWMSKLLAHEENVHGIVANSKNQRFGVAPCGQKPAMDLNEKALCLKQFKCGLCPSRFTTYQYCQSHLREAHIHMLKDFVSRKRLRRGKKLFCPCCSFSTSFLFRLHSHLARFHRRKSIRSRHKKSAPSEDLPISPSAARELGDDHMRSPPSDDTVEESSYERPASPEDMLKQAYHLPGDEDGSTLDKFLPAMPVHQRMHEPVPTPFRMTEVTP; encoded by the coding sequence ATGATCACCATGGAAAACATGAAAGCAAGCCGACGGAAGCAGACGAAGCCCAACCGGGTCCCCTTCGGGATGGACCCCACGACCGGCGCCTTCAACTCGTCTTTCCCAGTCGCCCCTCCGCCGGGACATCCCCAGGAGGAGGAGATGCTACGTCACAACGGCCGCATGGAGGCGGAGGGCGAGGAGGACGGCGGCGACGCTCCCTTGGACATGCATGTCTCCGTCAACAACTGCAGCGTTTGCCCGGAGACCTTCTCCAGCTCCTCCAACCTCCACGACCACATGGAGAGCGTCCACGGCTCTGTGGCCAAGAGGCCGAGGATGGAGTCGGATTTCCCCACCGCCTACCACAGGCTGGGCAGCGAGCTGTACCAGGAGAACTCCCTGATGTCCAACGGCCACGCCTCCGAGGAGCAGGCTCAGGCCTTGTCCCTGACCAAGCCCAAACCTCAGCCGGAGCCCAGAGAGATTGAGCAGGATCTCTCGCGCTTCCAGAACGGGGAAGGACGGTCTGTGAAGTCTGACGGCGGGAAGATCTTCCATCCTGACGCTTTCTGTGAACTGTGTGATAAAGAGTTCTGTAATAAATACTTCCTGAAGACTCACAGGGCCAACAAGCATGGTATCTATGACAGCagctccccctccactccactccctcccgatcttccccacacacccacagaacccaacctgccccctcctcctcctcaaagatTAGACCTGTCCTCTTCACCTTTGCAAcagcatcaccatcaacaacagcagcagcagcagcaacagcaacagcagcagcagcaacaacaacaacatcagcaacaacaggaacaacagcagcgacaagaagaaccaccaccaccacaacagccaccgccaccaccagcacaGCAAGAAGAGCAGCAGCCAAAGAAGGAAAGCAAACCAGACAGCTCTTCTTCTGGCAACGGCAAGAAGTCCGAGTCGGAGCTGGCTACAGCAGAAAAAGTGTCCAGAGTGTTGTCGGCCGTTATGATGAGCAGCCAGTCAGAGGGCAAGTCCAACTCCAACAGCTCCAGCAGTTCAGGCAGCGCCCCCAAGGATTCCAGCATGGAGGACTATTGCGAGTACTGCCAGAAGCGCTTCTGCAACAAGTACTACCTGAAGAAGCACAAGCAGGACGTGCACGGGATCATCCCAGAGAcgggccccaccaccaccaagcggAGCCGGGCCAGCAGCAACCTGCTGGACCTGCCCATGTCCTCCACTTCAATGGGTTCCCCTCTGCTGCTGCCCCAGCCCATGCCCAGCCTGGCCGGCATGCCCGCCCTGCCCCCCGGCGTCATGGTGGTCAACCCTTTCCTGCCTCAGATGATCATCCCCGCCGGCAACATGCACCAGCCCCTTCTCCACCCGCACCAGCTTCACCACCCCCCGCAGTCCCCCATCATGTCCCAGCCACTCCCCTTGCCCGGCAGTCTGTCCGGCATCagccccaccccgcccacctcaCAGGGGTCCCAGCTGAGCCCCAACCGAGAAACGTTCTGCAACATCTGCAAGAAGGAATTCAACAACGGCTACATCCTCAAGATCCATAAAGCCAACCGGCATGGAATCCCTAGCGATGATCTGCCGCACGACGCTAAGATGCTGGGAGACATGGTCGAGAGCAATGGCATGGTAATGCCTCCTCGACCCCCTTCAAAAGATATGAAGCCAGACGGTTACAGGAGGTCCAGTCCACCGCCACTGACCAGTATCAACGATATGGTGACATGCCGCCAGTGTGACAAAGACTTCCCAAACGCCCAGGCCTTCAAGATCCATCAGATCACCGAGCATGGAAGGAACCTGGAAGCGGCCTTCCCTGACAGTTACGAAAGCAGCTTGTCCAAATACGACAAATACGATAAATACGACAAATACGATAAATACGACAAATACGACAAATACGACGTTCCCGTTTCCAGTTCCGAGTCTTTACGACGTATGTCTGCAGAGGCCTACTCCGCTCACGGTAGCAGCTCCAACGGTCCAGGTGGTACCACCATGTTTGGGAACATGGTGGCAGCAAAGCTTGCAGATCGCGTGGTCTGTGACATTTGCAACAAGGACCTGTGCAACAAATATTTTCTCAAGTCGCACAAGCTGAAGATGCATGGCATCAATGAAGATGATGCGAAGACGTCTTCAGGcgagaagcaacagcagcatagccccaccacccccagcagcAAAGCACAGCCCCTCAACATGACCATGAGCCCCAAACCGGCTCCCATGGGCATGTCCATGCCCAAGCCTGAGGTGAGAGACTACCCTGACCCCGCTGCAGAGTTCAAAATGATGGAGAAGTATGGCCCGATGAAGAACTTTAACGAGATCCCCTCCTTCCTGTCCGATACTATCAACAATGAATACCTCAGGCGATCACACCCTCAGCCTCCATTCAAAGGCCTTGACTTTAGTATGCCAGGATTGGTGCCGACCTCCACAGGCAACCTGTCTCATGATCAGCTTGTGGAGGAGGGCATCGACCCTGAGGCTTATTGTGACATATGCAAGAAAGAGTTTTGTAGCAAATACTTCCTGAGAACCCACAAGAAGAACATTCATGGTATCAAGGTGGATGTTCCCCCACCAGACCGATCAAGAGCTAAGCCAGGACCTAAGCCAGCTCTCAGCAAGATCAACAGCATGAACAATAACCACAATGGTAATCCTCTGGTTGGTCTTCCCATGCCAGGAATGCCGTTCAACTTCCCACCAGCGATGATGATGGGCGGCGGTGGAAATGGAAATGGCGGTTTCAACTTTAACCGCAGCAGAGATAGCTTTGAGAAACATCAGTTTCGCTGGAAGGACCCCAGCAGCAACTCCCAGCGCGTTACATGCGATATCTGTAACAAGGAAGTGTGTAACAAGTACTTCCTGCGCACGCATAAGCTGAAGAAGCACGGCATCCCACCTTCTGACACTTCCCTGTCACCTACCAGTGGCTCTCCAGTTCCGTCTGAGAACGATGGATCCAGCAATCACTCCAGCCAGCCAGATAACTTCCTGATGGACAAAGGCACCACCATGTTTCCTCGACCTGATGGTTCGTCGGTTCCACAGAGCATCCCTCTGCCTCCTTCAGAGAAGTCCTCCAAACCTGCAGACCAACCCAAGATCAGCAGAAGTGAAGAAGAGAAGGCGTACCTttacaagcacaacaacaacagcagcagcatcaacaacaacagagacacagagagcgtgaCTTGCGGTCTTTGCGAACGCAGATTCAAGAACAATGAGTGGCTGACGGCTCACATGATGAAGGACCATGCCGGGCTGTGCTCTCCTTCCTTCATGGACCTGTGTGCTCTGCAGCCCCCGATAGGTCACCCCGGCCAGTTTGACGCCCCCATGGAGCCCAGGTTCTGCCACGTCTGCTGCAAGTTCATGCCCAATGAGATCGCCCTGCAGCTGCACCTCATGCACGAGCACAACGCCCAGGTCCGACTGGACATGGATGAGAGCCCGGGTTACAGACCGCCAGTGATAACCTCTTCAGGATCGTCCAGAACTGTAGGGCTGAAGGCAGTGAAGCCTTGGAAGTCGGCCACCAAGAACCAGGGACTGATGGCTGTCAGAAAACAGAAGATGTATGTGTGCTGTGCATGTACCTACAACACCCACTGGATGTCCAAGCTGCTAGCCCACGAGGAGAACGTCCACGGCATTGTGGCCAACAGCAAAAACCAGAGATTTGGTGTTGCTCCCTGCGGACAGAAACCCGCCATGGACCTGAACGAGAAAGCCCTTTGTTTGAAGCAGTTCAAGTGTGGGCTGTGCCCGTCAAGGTTCACCACTTATCAGTACTGTCAGTCACATTTGCGGGAGGCTCACATTCACATGCTGAAAGACTTTGTATCCCGCAAGCGGCTCCGCAGAGGCAAGAAACTGTTCTGCCCCTGTtgctccttctccacctcctttctCTTCCGCCTGCACAGCCACCTCGCCCGCTTCCATCGCCGCAAGTCCATCCGCAGCCGCCATAAGAAGAGCGCCCCTTCCGAAGACCTCCCCATCAGCCCCAGCGCTGCACGGGAGCTGGGGGACGACCACATGCGCAGCCCCCCTTCGGACGACACGGTGGAGGAGTCTTCTTACGAGCGGCCTGCCTCTCCCGAGGACATGCTGAAGCAGGCTTACCACCTGCCTGGGGACGAGGACGGCAGCACTCTGGACAAGTTCCTGCCCGCCATGCCTGTCCACCAGCGGATGCACGAGCCCGTGCCCACCCCCTTCCGCATGACCGAGGTCACGCCGTGA